Proteins co-encoded in one Arachis hypogaea cultivar Tifrunner chromosome 13, arahy.Tifrunner.gnm2.J5K5, whole genome shotgun sequence genomic window:
- the LOC140177746 gene encoding uncharacterized protein, translating to MAEYAGDQEEASTTCELYVDGSSNKVGSGAGMILVNQEGTQIEVSLKFEFLASNNQAKYEALIAGLKLAEEIGATKVVVFSDSQVVTSQINREYQAKNPNMKRYLDKTLEYLRRFSETEVRHITRELNSRADVLFKLASTKPGGNNRSLIQETLQEPSVTKTGAKQDVLEVKESSPPIGRGHTG from the exons ATGGCAGAATACGCGGGAGATCAAGAGGAGGCCTCCACAACTTGTGAGTTGTATGTGGACGGCTCTTCCAATAAAgtcggaagcggtgcaggcatgaTACTGGTCAACCAAGAGGGGACCCAAATAGAagtctccctcaaatttgaattcttgGCCTCCAACAATCAGGCcaaatatgaagccttgattgccggGTTGAAGTTAGCAGAAGAAATCGGTGCAACCAAAGTAGTGGTCTTcagtgactctcaagtggtgacTTCTCAAATCAACAGAGAGTATCAGGCTAAAAACCCAAACATGAAAAGGTACTTAGACAAAACTTTGGAGTATCTTAGGCGATTCTCAGAGACCGAGGTCAGACACATAACCCGGGAGCTTAATAGCAGAGCAGACGTCCTCttcaagttagcaagtaccaagccaggaggaaatAATAGAAGTCTAATCCAGGAAACCCTCCAAGAGCCCTCTGTCACGAAAACGGGGGCTAAACAAGATGTCTTAGAG gtgaaggaaagctcgccgccaATTGGAAGGGGCCATACAGGATAA